The sequence below is a genomic window from Pseudomonas cannabina.
GCATTCGTCTGCCTCACTGATCGCTTCACCGTCGTCCTGACAAGCAGCTCTAACACCGTGTTATCAGATCCAAACAACAACAAGAATCTGGAGACAGCCCCTCATGAACACCAAGCTTGCTTTCACTTCACTCGCCCTGGCATTGATGCTCGGCAGCGGCGCTGCGCTGGCCGATATCAAGGTCGGGGTTGCCATGTCGCAGTTCGACGACACCTGGCTGACCTACCTGCGTCAGGACATGGGCGCCAAGGCCAAAAGCATGCCTGACGGCGTGACCCTGCAATTTGTCGATGCCCGCGCCGACGTCAACAAACAGATCGATCAGGTCAAAGAACTCATCAACAAGAAAGTCGACGCCCTGATCGTCAACCCGGTAGACACCGCCGCCACGGCGCGTATCACCAAGGAAGCCGTCGCCGCCGGCATTCCGCTGGTCTATGTCAACCGTCGCCCGGATGACCCGAAGCTGCCGGCAGGCGTTGCCACGGTGACATCCGACGATACCGAAGCTGGCCGGCTGCAGGCGCAGTACGTCGCCGACAAGATGGGCGGCAAGGGCAGTGTGATGATTCTGCTGGGGGACCTGGCCAACAACTCCACGCAAAACCGTACCAAAGGCGTGAAAGAGGTGCTGGCCAAATACCCCGATATCAAGATTGACCAGGAGCAGACCGGCACTTGGCTGCGCCAGAAAGGCATGGACCTAACCAATGACTGGCTCACTCAAGGGCGCAAATTCAACGCGGTTTTCGCCAATAACGACGAAATGGCCATTGGCGCTGCGATGGCGTTGAAACAGGCGGGTGTCGACAAAGGCACGGTGTTTGTTGCCGGTGTCGACGGCACGCCCGACGGCCTCAACGCGGTCACCAAAGGTGATCTGACGGTATCGGTTTTTCAGGACGCCAAGGGGCAGGCCGACGGCGCGATCGATGCAGCGGTGAAGCTGGCTAAAAAAGAGAAGGTCGAGCCACAGGCAATCGTCATTCCGTATCGTCTGATCACGCCTGAAAACGTCTCCACCTTCAAATAACAACAGT
It includes:
- a CDS encoding sugar ABC transporter substrate-binding protein — encoded protein: MNTKLAFTSLALALMLGSGAALADIKVGVAMSQFDDTWLTYLRQDMGAKAKSMPDGVTLQFVDARADVNKQIDQVKELINKKVDALIVNPVDTAATARITKEAVAAGIPLVYVNRRPDDPKLPAGVATVTSDDTEAGRLQAQYVADKMGGKGSVMILLGDLANNSTQNRTKGVKEVLAKYPDIKIDQEQTGTWLRQKGMDLTNDWLTQGRKFNAVFANNDEMAIGAAMALKQAGVDKGTVFVAGVDGTPDGLNAVTKGDLTVSVFQDAKGQADGAIDAAVKLAKKEKVEPQAIVIPYRLITPENVSTFK